Proteins co-encoded in one Chitinispirillales bacterium ANBcel5 genomic window:
- a CDS encoding CotH kinase family protein, whose protein sequence is MHQALTRTVLALFTILSTVQVSFTQDLHLNEIMASNSMTFRDADGDYEDWVELYNSSHEPINLEGYGLSDRRDDPFMWIFPDTTIEAQSFLLVWASGKDRVEPGAELHSNFRISRSGEWVILTHPGEERVDELPATEIPTDISIGRYPDGNREGGWHLFNSPTPNRPNVSEPYREKLDPPRFFTNPGFYNSDFELQIYHADSQVEIRYTLDGSEPTKESSLYQTPILITDRSDQPNVIADIPTTKVTEGSPPFFTPESVKKGTIVRAAAFKEGRITSRSVSGTYFVFPQAQEKYSLPVVSVITEMENFFDDTTGIYVPGISYNEEIDGSGNYSLRGDVWERAGYLEYFDEDGQLKLSQNVGYRIHGGWTRRYPQKTLRVYARNRYETRIMDHGFFPERENNEYRRLLLRAAGNDFERAHMRDAAMHTMVNQLNLEKQSFSPAVVFINGEYWGIKHIRERMDEHYLEQLFGVDPDNVDILTARNRFTLEADVKEGCATHYNSMTKFITEEDMAESQNYEMVQTMMDTENYLNLYAVQVFIANVDWPHNNNDFWRLRTEYDPDAPEGHDGRWRWMLYDLDHGLGSIHAEPDTNMLTYIMNPRSVNQMFINLMQNETFKADFINRVADLMNSYFKLTRVTATVDSIASLLRPEIPAHLRRWHNNKSITEWQQEVDFIKQSAEIRHSVLPQHLIEMFNLHGTSEVTLSTDISKGHIKINSLHVNSDLPGADESVYPWKGLYYGGNRITLKAVPGEGYELSSWVVNGETHPEGILVIDPTEEMHIEAVFREETSAIAFKDKRQLLPNLEHFAISDHSIRFSVSEVSAAKITLYDLRGRTISQLADGRIGAGNHVFIIDRAGLANGFYLLRFELNGRVLDRRVLITR, encoded by the coding sequence ATGCACCAAGCTCTAACGAGAACAGTTCTGGCACTTTTTACGATTCTAAGCACAGTACAGGTAAGTTTCACTCAGGATCTTCATCTCAATGAAATAATGGCCTCAAACTCCATGACGTTTAGAGACGCGGACGGGGATTACGAAGATTGGGTAGAGCTCTATAATTCTTCTCATGAACCCATAAATTTAGAGGGATACGGACTTTCGGACAGAAGAGATGATCCGTTCATGTGGATTTTTCCCGATACCACCATAGAAGCACAAAGTTTTTTGCTGGTATGGGCTTCGGGAAAAGATCGCGTAGAGCCAGGGGCAGAGTTGCATTCAAATTTCAGAATCAGTAGATCCGGTGAATGGGTGATTCTTACACATCCTGGTGAAGAACGGGTCGATGAGTTACCTGCAACTGAAATACCAACCGATATTTCCATAGGAAGGTATCCCGATGGAAACAGAGAGGGAGGGTGGCACTTATTTAATAGTCCTACCCCAAACAGACCAAATGTCTCTGAGCCTTACAGGGAAAAACTTGACCCACCACGGTTCTTTACCAACCCGGGTTTTTATAACAGTGATTTTGAACTTCAAATTTATCACGCTGATTCACAAGTAGAGATTCGCTATACACTGGATGGCTCCGAACCCACAAAAGAATCTTCACTTTACCAAACACCTATACTCATCACCGACCGTAGTGATCAGCCAAATGTGATAGCCGATATACCTACTACAAAAGTCACCGAAGGAAGTCCTCCCTTTTTTACTCCAGAGAGTGTAAAAAAGGGAACTATTGTAAGAGCGGCGGCTTTTAAAGAGGGCCGGATTACAAGCAGATCTGTTTCGGGCACCTATTTTGTATTTCCGCAAGCACAGGAAAAGTATTCTCTACCTGTAGTATCAGTGATTACAGAGATGGAAAACTTTTTCGATGACACAACAGGTATATATGTTCCGGGAATCAGCTATAATGAAGAAATTGATGGTTCGGGAAATTATTCCCTGCGGGGAGATGTCTGGGAGAGGGCCGGCTATTTAGAATATTTTGACGAGGATGGTCAGCTGAAGTTATCTCAAAATGTGGGCTACCGAATTCATGGGGGATGGACAAGACGATATCCTCAAAAAACCCTCAGGGTGTATGCAAGAAACAGGTATGAGACACGGATAATGGACCATGGTTTTTTCCCTGAACGGGAAAATAATGAATACAGAAGGCTTCTGTTGAGGGCTGCGGGAAACGACTTTGAAAGAGCGCATATGAGAGATGCCGCTATGCATACGATGGTCAATCAGCTTAATCTTGAAAAACAAAGCTTCTCTCCTGCTGTAGTTTTTATTAACGGAGAATATTGGGGAATAAAGCACATTAGAGAGCGAATGGATGAACATTACCTGGAACAACTGTTTGGAGTGGATCCGGATAACGTAGATATTCTGACAGCAAGGAACAGATTTACTTTAGAAGCAGATGTAAAAGAAGGATGCGCGACACATTACAACTCTATGACTAAATTTATTACAGAAGAAGACATGGCCGAATCTCAAAACTATGAGATGGTTCAGACGATGATGGACACAGAGAACTATCTCAATTTATACGCTGTACAGGTTTTTATCGCTAATGTGGATTGGCCTCACAACAACAATGATTTCTGGAGATTAAGAACGGAGTACGACCCGGATGCGCCTGAAGGGCATGATGGAAGGTGGCGCTGGATGCTTTATGATCTTGATCATGGCCTCGGTTCTATTCACGCGGAACCTGACACCAATATGCTTACATATATCATGAATCCCAGATCTGTTAATCAAATGTTTATTAATCTTATGCAAAATGAAACATTCAAAGCCGATTTTATCAATAGAGTCGCGGATCTGATGAACAGTTATTTTAAACTTACCAGAGTTACTGCTACTGTCGATTCAATCGCTTCACTGTTGAGGCCCGAAATTCCGGCTCATCTGCGGCGTTGGCATAATAATAAAAGTATCACTGAATGGCAGCAAGAGGTGGATTTTATAAAGCAATCGGCAGAGATCAGACATAGCGTGCTGCCGCAGCATTTAATTGAAATGTTTAATCTACATGGCACAAGTGAAGTAACACTGAGTACAGATATCTCAAAAGGACACATAAAAATCAATTCACTTCATGTGAACTCAGATTTACCTGGCGCAGATGAAAGCGTCTACCCCTGGAAAGGGCTCTACTATGGAGGAAACAGAATAACCCTGAAGGCAGTACCGGGGGAGGGGTATGAACTTAGTAGCTGGGTAGTAAACGGGGAGACTCATCCGGAAGGAATTCTGGTAATAGATCCAACAGAGGAAATGCATATAGAAGCCGTTTTCCGCGAGGAAACAAGTGCTATAGCTTTCAAGGATAAACGTCAGCTTCTGCCTAATCTCGAACATTTCGCTATATCAGATCATTCCATCAGGTTTTCAGTATCCGAGGTATCCGCGGCGAAAATAACACTGTATGACCTGAGAGGAAGAACAATCTCTCAATTAGCGGATGGTCGAATTGGTGCAGGAAACCATGTGTTTATAATAGACAGAGCAGGATTGGCCAACGGTTTTTATCTGTTGCGATTTGAGTTGAATGGAAGAGTTTTGGATCGCAGAGTACTAATCACCAGATAA
- a CDS encoding FKBP-type peptidyl-prolyl cis-trans isomerase, protein MKGRIAVIVSALIAFSLSSCNANDQIGDLTEFEDQVSYMVGRDIGQSLKDLNTDFNMDILIAAVKEVLADQPSQLPDSVLAQVGARFSQELQAKQTAERNKQLEENKKEGEAFLEENKENPDVITTESGLQYKILEEGDGAKPTSEDRVKVHYHGTLIDGTVFDSSRDRGEPATFPVTGVIKGWTEALQLMNTGSKFKIFVPSELAYGERGARPPVGPNTTLIFEIELLEIVE, encoded by the coding sequence ATGAAGGGTAGAATTGCGGTTATAGTATCCGCACTCATCGCTTTTTCGCTATCATCTTGTAATGCCAATGATCAAATTGGTGATCTCACCGAGTTTGAGGATCAGGTCAGTTACATGGTAGGGCGCGATATTGGACAATCATTAAAAGATCTCAACACCGATTTTAATATGGACATTTTAATAGCTGCTGTTAAAGAAGTTCTGGCTGATCAACCATCCCAACTTCCCGATTCAGTTCTCGCGCAGGTAGGTGCCCGTTTCTCCCAGGAGCTTCAGGCTAAGCAGACCGCAGAGCGCAATAAGCAGCTTGAGGAAAACAAAAAGGAAGGTGAGGCCTTTCTTGAAGAGAACAAAGAGAATCCCGATGTGATCACTACCGAAAGTGGTCTTCAGTACAAGATTCTTGAAGAAGGTGATGGCGCAAAACCAACATCCGAAGACAGAGTGAAGGTACATTACCATGGTACTCTTATAGACGGCACTGTGTTTGATAGTTCCAGAGATCGGGGAGAGCCGGCAACATTTCCTGTAACCGGGGTAATAAAGGGCTGGACCGAAGCACTTCAGCTGATGAATACCGGCAGCAAGTTTAAGATCTTCGTTCCTTCTGAACTCGCCTATGGCGAAAGGGGTGCTCGTCCCCCGGTAGGTCCAAACACCACGCTGATATTTGAAATCGAGCTGCTTGAAATAGTGGAATAA
- a CDS encoding CotH kinase family protein, which produces MTLIKRLILASMILSFLVFHSYSQELHLNEIMASNSMTCSDEDGDYEDWIEIYNSSNRAISLEGYGLSDRRDDPFMWIFPAITIEPQGFLLVWASGKDRDDPSGELHSNFRISRSGEWVILTNPDEVRVDELPATEIPTDISIGRYPDGNREGGWHFFENPTPLRTNTTESHDGILDPPEFSQSPGFYNSDIHLSINHPNSEVEIRYTLDGSEPNENSPLYEGPVSIGNRSYEENEIANITTTRVVMGPQFHTPERVDKGTVVRAAAFKDGYVPSPIASGTYFVFPEGNQKFSLPVISVITESDNFFSDSEGIYVPGYNHIEGEDATGNFVMRGDEWEREGNFELFGDDGSLRFSQGVGYRIHGGWSRRFPQKSLRVYARNRYGNRILEHQFFSDRPYDQYRRILLRNSGNDFERTHFKDGALQVMVANMDMETQGFKPTVVFINGEYWGIKNIRDRFDRHYLEMVHGVDPDNVDHLTAMGRSTLEAEVKHGCATHYDEMVQFIVNNDMRVRDNYEKVKTYMDVENYLNYYAIQVFIANTDWPHNNNDFWRLRTDYDPNAPAGHDGRWRWMLYDLDFGLGLWQNDVYTNMLDQILDESVVDNGLFINLMENQDFRFKFINHVADMLNSYFTSDHMLGVMDSIQALIEPEIERHINRWFEYRGMEDWRDDIRDIRQFSRQRQEVVENQLRERFGLGEMREVTLDTDTTYGYIKINSLTINSNLPNTEESVYPWRGSYFSGNPIRLKGAPKEGYQVYRWIVNGHEYLGQEIEIEPLRDIQVEAFFQEAPEEPSRIGNTRSVTEVPKVRFNKNALSFSLSQSTVAQIKLFDLRGRMVKQLHQGKLDAGSHIFDLNSSKVTGGTYLLRIELDNRVINNRINLVQ; this is translated from the coding sequence ATGACTCTGATTAAGCGATTAATTTTGGCTTCGATGATTTTATCCTTCCTTGTTTTTCACTCCTATTCCCAGGAGCTGCATTTAAATGAAATTATGGCTTCAAACTCTATGACCTGTAGTGATGAAGACGGGGATTATGAAGATTGGATAGAGATCTACAACTCTTCAAACCGGGCAATAAGTTTAGAAGGCTACGGACTTTCGGATAGAAGAGATGATCCTTTTATGTGGATTTTTCCAGCTATCACCATAGAACCCCAGGGTTTTTTGTTGGTGTGGGCATCAGGAAAGGATCGTGATGATCCCAGCGGAGAGCTGCATTCAAACTTTAGAATAAGCAGGTCCGGGGAATGGGTGATTCTGACTAACCCCGATGAAGTGCGGGTTGATGAACTACCCGCAACTGAGATACCGACCGATATTTCTATAGGAAGATACCCCGATGGTAACAGAGAAGGTGGGTGGCACTTTTTTGAAAATCCGACCCCTCTGAGAACAAACACAACAGAAAGCCATGATGGAATACTTGATCCACCAGAGTTTTCTCAAAGCCCGGGCTTTTATAATAGCGACATTCACCTGAGCATAAATCATCCAAATTCAGAAGTTGAGATCCGATATACTCTCGATGGATCGGAGCCAAATGAAAATTCTCCCTTGTATGAAGGTCCTGTATCAATTGGTAACCGAAGCTATGAGGAGAATGAAATTGCTAACATTACTACAACCAGGGTGGTAATGGGTCCACAGTTTCATACTCCGGAGAGGGTAGATAAAGGAACAGTGGTAAGGGCCGCGGCCTTTAAGGATGGGTATGTACCAAGCCCCATAGCATCGGGGACCTATTTTGTTTTCCCTGAAGGAAATCAGAAGTTTTCTCTTCCGGTAATATCGGTGATAACTGAGAGCGATAATTTCTTTAGTGATAGTGAAGGGATATATGTTCCGGGATATAATCATATCGAAGGTGAGGATGCTACAGGAAATTTTGTCATGCGCGGTGATGAATGGGAGAGAGAAGGAAATTTTGAATTATTTGGGGATGATGGTTCACTTAGATTTTCTCAGGGCGTTGGATACAGGATCCATGGAGGGTGGTCAAGGCGCTTTCCTCAGAAATCGTTGCGGGTTTATGCGAGAAACCGGTATGGAAACAGAATTCTTGAACATCAGTTCTTTTCTGATCGCCCCTATGATCAGTACAGAAGGATACTATTAAGAAACTCGGGTAATGATTTTGAAAGGACTCATTTCAAAGATGGCGCGCTGCAGGTTATGGTAGCAAATATGGATATGGAAACTCAGGGTTTTAAGCCTACAGTAGTGTTTATTAATGGTGAATACTGGGGAATCAAAAATATTCGCGATCGGTTTGACCGTCACTATTTAGAGATGGTTCATGGGGTAGATCCGGATAATGTGGACCATCTTACTGCAATGGGACGCAGTACACTTGAAGCTGAGGTGAAGCATGGGTGTGCAACTCATTATGATGAAATGGTACAGTTTATAGTGAATAATGATATGAGAGTTAGAGATAACTATGAAAAAGTGAAAACGTATATGGATGTGGAAAACTACCTAAACTACTATGCCATACAGGTTTTTATAGCTAATACTGACTGGCCTCACAATAATAATGATTTTTGGAGACTTCGTACAGACTATGACCCCAATGCTCCTGCAGGTCATGATGGAAGATGGCGCTGGATGCTTTATGATCTTGATTTTGGGTTAGGTCTGTGGCAAAATGATGTGTATACCAATATGTTGGATCAAATTTTGGATGAATCGGTAGTGGATAACGGGCTTTTTATAAACCTTATGGAAAATCAGGATTTTAGATTTAAGTTCATTAATCATGTTGCGGATATGCTCAACAGCTACTTTACCAGTGATCACATGTTAGGGGTAATGGATAGTATTCAGGCTTTAATTGAACCGGAAATAGAGCGGCACATAAATCGCTGGTTTGAATACAGGGGTATGGAGGATTGGCGGGATGATATTCGTGACATACGCCAGTTTTCGCGGCAACGGCAGGAAGTGGTAGAAAATCAGCTCAGAGAGCGATTTGGTCTGGGAGAGATGAGAGAAGTTACTCTTGATACCGACACTACCTATGGGTACATAAAAATAAACTCTTTGACCATTAACAGTAATCTTCCTAACACAGAAGAATCTGTGTATCCCTGGAGAGGAAGCTATTTCTCAGGAAATCCAATCAGGCTCAAGGGTGCTCCAAAGGAAGGATATCAGGTGTACAGGTGGATTGTAAACGGACATGAGTATTTAGGACAGGAAATTGAAATAGAGCCACTAAGAGATATTCAAGTAGAGGCGTTTTTCCAGGAAGCGCCCGAAGAGCCGAGCAGAATAGGGAATACGAGAAGTGTAACTGAAGTACCAAAAGTTAGATTCAACAAAAATGCTCTGTCTTTTTCTCTTTCTCAAAGTACAGTAGCCCAAATAAAGCTGTTTGATTTAAGGGGAAGAATGGTTAAGCAACTACATCAGGGTAAACTGGATGCCGGCAGCCATATATTCGATTTAAACAGTAGCAAAGTAACTGGTGGCACCTATCTTCTTAGAATTGAGCTGGACAACAGAGTTATAAATAATCGTATCAATTTAGTGCAATAA
- a CDS encoding class I SAM-dependent methyltransferase, protein MDKKKQILCSSEKRGKMVERLKEYERLCKYYDQDWADGVETFKPLIENTLSRHCPSCSNILDLGCGTGVLANYLAEQGHKVDGVDLSAAMIEVARSRKVPGANFYVKNMRRFEPQKQYDLITCTFDAINYLKGTEELEELFLMISKALVPGGFFLFDSNTEPLYVNRHFGKMVRNVDGYRFIQHRVYDKMTKTAYTRFDYPDGAWEIHTQYPYSLTDFLEPVRKAGLFIYRSFGGFNGENYDSDSEHLVCMVRSPSML, encoded by the coding sequence ATGGACAAAAAAAAGCAAATTTTATGCTCATCAGAAAAAAGGGGGAAAATGGTGGAACGGCTCAAAGAATATGAAAGGCTATGCAAGTACTATGATCAGGATTGGGCTGATGGTGTGGAAACATTTAAACCCCTCATAGAGAACACCCTCTCAAGACACTGTCCGTCCTGTTCCAATATACTGGATTTGGGTTGTGGTACAGGGGTTTTGGCTAACTATCTTGCCGAACAGGGACACAAGGTTGATGGGGTGGATCTTTCTGCGGCAATGATTGAGGTTGCACGATCCAGAAAAGTGCCTGGCGCAAATTTCTATGTAAAGAATATGCGACGTTTTGAACCTCAGAAACAGTATGACCTGATCACCTGTACTTTTGATGCGATTAACTACCTTAAGGGAACCGAGGAACTGGAAGAACTTTTTTTAATGATATCAAAGGCATTGGTTCCGGGTGGTTTTTTTCTCTTCGACTCCAATACCGAGCCGCTCTATGTTAATCGTCATTTTGGGAAGATGGTTCGTAATGTGGATGGATATCGCTTTATTCAGCACAGAGTATACGACAAAATGACTAAAACCGCCTACACCCGTTTTGACTATCCCGACGGTGCGTGGGAGATACATACTCAATACCCATATAGCTTAACCGATTTTCTGGAACCAGTCCGTAAAGCGGGTCTATTTATCTACAGATCATTTGGCGGCTTTAACGGAGAAAATTACGACAGTGATAGTGAACACCTTGTGTGTATGGTTCGCTCGCCATCTATGCTTTAA
- a CDS encoding DUF1540 domain-containing protein yields the protein MAKDMSRVIDCEATQCIYNKDRICHTLAITVGDEEPCCDTFYNSANKGGYEDVIGGVGACKVEDCEYNKSFECTASGIHVVMATDHPDCGTYEPK from the coding sequence ATGGCTAAGGATATGTCCAGGGTAATCGATTGTGAAGCGACTCAGTGTATTTATAACAAAGACAGGATCTGTCATACACTGGCTATTACAGTGGGTGATGAAGAACCGTGCTGCGATACTTTCTATAACTCCGCAAATAAGGGTGGGTATGAAGATGTGATAGGCGGTGTTGGCGCCTGCAAGGTGGAGGACTGTGAATACAATAAAAGTTTTGAATGTACTGCTTCCGGAATTCATGTGGTAATGGCTACAGATCACCCTGATTGCGGGACCTATGAGCCCAAATAA
- a CDS encoding 4Fe-4S binding protein, with translation MSSAFHIDQQECTFCAGCSAVCPVMAIKVLEASSVISSNCIGCGKCEVFCPVAAIRGA, from the coding sequence ATGAGTTCTGCATTTCACATCGATCAGCAGGAGTGTACTTTTTGCGCCGGTTGTTCAGCAGTTTGTCCTGTAATGGCTATAAAAGTACTTGAGGCTTCAAGTGTCATCTCATCCAACTGTATTGGGTGTGGTAAGTGTGAGGTTTTTTGTCCTGTTGCAGCTATAAGAGGCGCCTGA
- a CDS encoding glycosyltransferase family A protein, which translates to MPRISVIIPVYNRAKLISRAVDSVLKQSYKDFELIVVDDGSSDDTLKQLRDYKSVTVLSLDTNSGVSAARNFGVAHSCGEWIAFLDSDDEWKPEKLKEQLEWSDQHKSCTIFQSQELWVRKGVRVNPPRSHLKRDGDLFGVSLHRCMISPSCVMIKRTLFDAHGGFDETLRACEDYDLWLRIALKEKVGLVNKVHLVRYGGHSDQLSSSTPCQDKLRICALQKLLGRADLSAEKRTAVKKVIEQKATIVANGALKRGHLDDYRKYASIADAV; encoded by the coding sequence ATGCCTCGTATAAGTGTAATTATTCCGGTCTATAACAGAGCAAAACTGATCAGCAGGGCAGTTGATTCTGTTCTAAAGCAGAGTTATAAAGATTTTGAACTCATAGTAGTCGATGATGGCTCCAGTGATGATACTCTAAAACAGCTCCGGGACTATAAATCTGTAACAGTGCTTTCTCTTGATACAAACAGTGGAGTATCAGCGGCACGAAATTTTGGAGTCGCGCACTCCTGTGGTGAATGGATAGCCTTTCTTGATTCAGATGATGAGTGGAAACCGGAAAAACTAAAAGAGCAGTTGGAGTGGTCCGATCAGCACAAATCATGTACTATTTTTCAGTCCCAGGAACTGTGGGTAAGAAAGGGAGTGAGAGTAAATCCCCCGCGCAGTCATTTAAAGCGGGATGGAGATCTGTTTGGTGTTAGTTTGCACCGGTGCATGATCTCTCCTTCCTGTGTGATGATAAAGCGTACACTGTTTGATGCTCACGGGGGCTTTGATGAAACACTGAGGGCGTGTGAAGATTATGATCTGTGGCTGAGAATCGCGCTTAAAGAAAAAGTGGGGCTGGTAAATAAGGTTCATCTGGTGAGATACGGGGGACATAGCGATCAACTCTCATCATCTACTCCCTGTCAGGATAAGCTAAGGATCTGCGCGCTGCAAAAGCTGCTTGGAAGAGCTGATCTGAGCGCAGAAAAGAGAACAGCTGTTAAAAAAGTGATAGAACAGAAAGCAACTATAGTGGCTAACGGAGCCCTGAAAAGAGGACATTTAGATGACTACAGAAAATACGCGTCAATCGCAGATGCAGTCTAG
- a CDS encoding ferredoxin reductase family protein has product MGRIENVLPGNSKRIEKLKAFLIICIVFTSIAPLFFLDTEEPSAYLLIIKTLAKIGSLSATVLFFWQFLLGFRGGIPKIIHDLVWTINLHKKLGKVACYLLILHPIFITLYYLLSYDQFVLFPDFDDPFIRFVYVGVAAFVLLIVIFLTSVWLRKFLSSVQWYVIHLSSYIFLPLGLLHGIQIGSTVRMTPLRYGFLTISALYALLLLYRIIFRLGAYSKEYKVVEVQSVAHNVVEVDLLPVKEELIPRLGQFIYLRRCCWFGGKPYTVSGYDHRSRMLSVTIKIQSKQKSLASTIAPEEQVFLDGPYGVFSWKAMSSKRPLVMIAGGIGITPFIRIIRHLKLYPREAYLFYGNEKYEDIVYRDELAISDHVTVVNVLHSEPDFRGEKGFITTSLIKKYTKQGIHRYEHLLCGPPVMIRTVEKGLLTEGVDREQIHHELFGW; this is encoded by the coding sequence ATGGGTCGTATAGAGAATGTCTTACCGGGCAATAGCAAAAGAATTGAAAAGTTAAAGGCGTTTCTTATCATATGCATTGTTTTTACCTCTATTGCGCCCCTGTTTTTCTTAGATACAGAAGAGCCCTCTGCCTATCTACTGATTATCAAAACACTTGCAAAAATCGGTTCATTAAGTGCCACCGTTCTCTTTTTTTGGCAATTTCTACTGGGTTTCAGGGGAGGAATTCCAAAAATCATTCATGATCTTGTATGGACGATTAACCTGCATAAAAAATTGGGGAAAGTCGCGTGTTACCTTCTAATCCTTCATCCCATCTTTATCACTCTCTATTACCTGCTTTCCTATGACCAATTTGTCCTTTTTCCCGATTTCGATGACCCTTTTATACGGTTTGTGTATGTAGGGGTTGCAGCATTTGTGCTGCTTATCGTTATCTTTTTAACCAGCGTTTGGCTCAGAAAGTTTCTTAGTTCTGTTCAGTGGTATGTTATTCATCTCTCCTCTTACATTTTTCTCCCACTTGGCCTTTTACATGGTATACAAATAGGCTCTACAGTAAGAATGACTCCTTTAAGATATGGTTTTCTTACCATTTCGGCCCTTTATGCTCTTCTTCTGTTGTACCGAATCATTTTTCGTTTGGGAGCATATTCCAAGGAGTATAAAGTCGTTGAGGTACAAAGTGTTGCTCACAATGTCGTCGAAGTCGATCTTTTGCCTGTTAAAGAGGAGCTTATACCAAGACTGGGGCAGTTTATCTACTTGAGGCGCTGTTGCTGGTTTGGTGGCAAACCATATACTGTCTCAGGATATGATCACCGATCCAGGATGCTCTCTGTAACGATAAAAATTCAAAGTAAGCAAAAAAGCCTGGCCAGTACTATTGCTCCGGAAGAGCAGGTTTTTCTGGATGGCCCTTACGGGGTTTTTTCCTGGAAAGCGATGAGCAGTAAACGGCCACTGGTAATGATTGCAGGAGGGATAGGGATAACTCCCTTTATACGCATTATCCGTCATTTAAAACTCTATCCCAGAGAAGCCTACCTTTTCTATGGAAATGAAAAGTATGAAGACATCGTGTACAGAGATGAACTTGCGATAAGTGACCATGTAACAGTAGTGAATGTACTCCATAGTGAGCCGGACTTTAGAGGTGAAAAGGGATTTATAACAACTTCCCTCATAAAAAAATATACTAAGCAGGGAATTCATCGCTATGAACACCTTCTATGCGGCCCACCCGTTATGATCAGAACTGTTGAAAAGGGGTTGTTAACAGAAGGAGTAGACAGAGAGCAGATACATCATGAACTTTTCGGCTGGTGA